A genomic window from Deltaproteobacteria bacterium IMCC39524 includes:
- a CDS encoding peptidoglycan DD-metalloendopeptidase family protein: MDFDFHPPKHSMTRRRKKAPKLRIWLLLALITLLLVPLFLRPTVTSTEANTAAPEAAPPPPPVPEIRKEIISGTIASGDTISGLLGGYFSAAEIHTLNKQCKPVFPLSRLSAGQPYRLCLSDDDFERFEYDIDRDEQLIISREAETFSIEKIPIPYTTDTARVRGVIESSLFEAVTATGESEVLAMNLADIFAWDIDFILDIRKGDSFQALVEKRYREGQPAGYGRILAAEFTNQGTTFQAFLYKDGDRRLDYYDAEGRSLRKAFLKAPLSFSRISSGFTMRRFHPITKTWKSHPAIDYAAPRGTPIKSVGDGVIIKKGYTRGNGNYVKIRHNSSYETIYLHMKGFAKGIAKGKRVAQGQRIGYVGSTGLATGPHLCFRMYKNGAPVNPNRVKAPATKPISGASRAEFDILAAKLMAELTDQAPVKTASAQQAEDPVKD; the protein is encoded by the coding sequence TTGGATTTCGATTTTCACCCGCCCAAACATTCCATGACCAGGCGTCGCAAGAAGGCTCCAAAGTTACGTATCTGGTTGCTGCTTGCCCTGATAACCCTGTTGCTCGTTCCGCTTTTTTTGCGCCCGACGGTTACCAGTACCGAAGCAAACACAGCAGCGCCTGAGGCAGCTCCACCTCCGCCCCCCGTTCCTGAGATTCGCAAAGAGATCATCTCCGGGACAATCGCCTCTGGTGATACGATTTCAGGCCTGCTGGGAGGATACTTTTCAGCGGCTGAAATTCACACGTTGAATAAACAGTGCAAACCGGTCTTTCCACTCTCACGCCTCAGCGCAGGGCAACCCTACCGCCTTTGTCTGAGCGACGATGATTTCGAACGCTTCGAATACGACATAGATCGCGATGAGCAACTCATCATCTCGCGTGAAGCAGAAACCTTCTCTATCGAGAAAATTCCGATCCCCTACACGACAGACACAGCTCGTGTCCGTGGAGTCATCGAAAGCAGCCTCTTTGAAGCGGTGACCGCCACCGGTGAGAGTGAGGTGCTGGCGATGAACCTTGCTGACATTTTTGCCTGGGATATCGACTTCATCCTCGACATCCGTAAAGGAGACTCATTCCAGGCGCTGGTGGAAAAACGTTATCGCGAAGGTCAGCCGGCAGGCTATGGCCGCATTTTGGCAGCAGAGTTCACCAACCAGGGCACCACCTTCCAGGCCTTTCTATACAAGGACGGCGACAGACGCCTTGACTACTACGACGCCGAAGGCCGGAGTTTGCGCAAAGCTTTCCTCAAAGCGCCGCTCTCTTTCTCCCGTATCTCCTCGGGATTTACCATGCGTCGCTTCCACCCGATCACAAAGACCTGGAAATCTCATCCGGCCATCGATTACGCTGCTCCGCGAGGGACCCCGATCAAAAGTGTTGGCGATGGCGTCATCATCAAGAAAGGTTACACCCGCGGCAACGGTAATTATGTTAAGATCCGCCACAACAGCAGCTATGAAACCATCTATCTGCACATGAAAGGCTTCGCCAAGGGCATCGCAAAAGGCAAGCGGGTCGCTCAGGGTCAACGGATAGGCTATGTCGGCAGCACCGGTCTGGCCACAGGACCTCACCTCTGTTTCCGCATGTATAAAAATGGTGCTCCGGTCAATCCTAATCGGGTGAAAGCCCCTGCGACCAAGCCGATCTCCGGGGCCAGTCGGGCAGAGTTTGATATTCTTGCGGCAAAGCTCATGGCCGAGTTAACTGATCAGGCACCAGTCAAGACTGCCAGCGCACAGCAGGCAGAGGACCCTGTAAAAGACTAA
- a CDS encoding M20/M25/M40 family metallo-hydrolase, with product MIDQQRLSEEFARLAAINSPPLHESSIASYLAERLRRLGSEIRFDAAATATGGEVGNLVANFPGNGKQVEPLLFSVHMDTVEPGGQVEPVLRDGVFYSAGDTILGADDKAGIAELIEALEVVNEQDILHGPIEVVVTIAEEIGLVGAKHFDYSMVQARYGYALDTEGVEMMVLQAPGANHIQIEIEGLASHAGMVPERGVSAIQTASLAISQMRLGRIDYETTANIGVIEGGVARNIVPQKVSIVGEARSHDPVKLQEQTEHMLSCFKAAADEMTREIDGKRVRPEIHVEVRSDFPSMSVDEKAPVVTLARNAAEALGQDLKIRLGGGGSDANIFNGHGIEMIILATGMTGVHTHDESVAVADMVHVTELLVEIIRQA from the coding sequence ATGATTGACCAGCAACGCCTGAGTGAAGAATTTGCCCGCTTGGCAGCCATTAACAGCCCGCCCTTACATGAAAGTTCGATTGCCAGTTACCTGGCCGAACGCCTGCGGCGCCTCGGTTCTGAGATCCGTTTTGACGCTGCGGCGACTGCAACTGGCGGTGAAGTAGGCAACCTGGTGGCAAACTTTCCTGGTAACGGCAAACAGGTCGAACCGCTGCTCTTTTCTGTTCACATGGATACGGTTGAGCCGGGAGGTCAGGTCGAACCGGTGTTACGTGACGGGGTTTTCTACAGCGCCGGCGATACCATCCTCGGTGCTGACGACAAGGCCGGAATTGCCGAACTCATAGAAGCTCTCGAGGTTGTCAACGAGCAGGATATCCTCCATGGGCCTATTGAGGTGGTGGTGACGATCGCTGAAGAGATCGGCCTGGTGGGGGCGAAGCATTTTGATTACAGTATGGTCCAGGCGCGCTACGGCTATGCCCTCGATACTGAGGGCGTCGAGATGATGGTTCTGCAGGCCCCTGGTGCGAATCACATCCAGATAGAGATAGAGGGGCTTGCTTCCCATGCCGGTATGGTGCCTGAACGTGGAGTCTCAGCCATTCAAACCGCCTCCCTCGCGATCAGCCAGATGCGCCTCGGACGCATAGATTATGAAACAACCGCCAATATTGGTGTCATCGAGGGTGGTGTCGCCCGCAATATCGTGCCGCAGAAGGTTTCCATTGTCGGAGAGGCTCGCAGTCATGATCCAGTTAAACTTCAAGAGCAAACCGAGCATATGCTCTCATGTTTTAAAGCGGCCGCCGATGAGATGACACGTGAAATCGACGGCAAGCGTGTACGCCCGGAAATTCATGTCGAGGTTCGGTCTGATTTCCCAAGTATGTCTGTTGATGAAAAAGCCCCGGTGGTGACATTGGCCCGTAACGCCGCGGAGGCTTTAGGGCAGGATCTGAAGATTCGTCTGGGGGGCGGCGGGAGTGATGCCAATATCTTCAACGGTCATGGCATCGAGATGATCATCCTAGCGACCGGGATGACGGGCGTTCACACCCATGACGAGTCGGTTGCGGTTGCCGACATGGTTCATGTCACTGAATTGCTGGTCGAGATTATCCGGCAGGCTTAA
- a CDS encoding serine/threonine protein kinase yields MTETQNQHHFEALTPSLIMDAVESCGFLCDCRTFALNSYENRVYQVGIEEGSPLIAKFYRPKRWSDEQILEEHQFCFELVEHELPVVAPMLNERGESLFHFGDFRFSLYPRQGGHAPEFDDLDNLLIMGRTIGRMHAIAATKPFQHRPRLDSASFGHASVALISEKFIIPEYKANYDALSHDLLQSIDELIAGAGDTPFIRTHGDCHAGNVLWRDQAPHFVDFDDARTAPAIQDIWMMLSGDRSRQTAQLAEIVEGYNEFYDFRPSELRLVEALRALRILHYCAWLARRWDDPAFPHHFPWFNTVNYWGEHILQLREQIAALNELPLETN; encoded by the coding sequence ATGACTGAAACACAAAACCAGCATCATTTCGAAGCCTTGACGCCCAGTCTCATCATGGATGCCGTCGAGAGTTGCGGCTTTCTTTGCGATTGCCGCACTTTTGCCTTAAACAGCTACGAGAACCGCGTTTACCAGGTGGGTATCGAAGAGGGGAGCCCACTGATCGCCAAGTTCTACCGACCAAAACGTTGGAGTGACGAGCAGATTCTAGAAGAGCACCAATTCTGTTTTGAGCTGGTAGAGCATGAGCTGCCGGTCGTCGCCCCAATGCTTAACGAGCGCGGTGAAAGTCTTTTTCATTTCGGCGACTTCCGTTTTTCCCTTTATCCGCGCCAGGGCGGGCACGCACCGGAGTTCGATGATCTCGACAATCTGCTGATCATGGGCCGCACAATCGGCCGCATGCACGCCATCGCCGCCACAAAACCTTTTCAGCATCGACCCCGACTCGACAGTGCAAGCTTCGGTCACGCTTCGGTGGCATTGATCAGTGAGAAGTTCATCATACCCGAGTACAAGGCCAATTACGACGCACTGAGCCATGACTTGCTGCAGAGTATTGATGAGCTGATCGCCGGGGCCGGCGACACGCCATTCATCCGTACTCACGGCGACTGCCATGCGGGCAATGTTTTGTGGCGCGACCAGGCGCCTCACTTTGTCGATTTTGATGATGCCAGGACAGCGCCGGCAATTCAGGATATCTGGATGATGCTTTCAGGGGATCGTTCGCGCCAGACCGCACAATTGGCAGAGATTGTTGAAGGCTACAACGAGTTTTACGATTTTCGGCCGAGCGAATTACGCCTTGTTGAAGCGCTTCGAGCACTGCGCATTCTGCACTATTGCGCCTGGCTGGCAAGGCGCTGGGATGACCCGGCCTTCCCCCACCACTTCCCCTGGTTCAACACCGTCAACTACTGGGGCGAACATATCCTGCAGTTGCGAGAGCAGATCGCCGCATTAAACGAATTACCCCTGGAAACCAATTAA
- a CDS encoding low specificity L-threonine aldolase — MMMKNLKNQFASDNYAGICPEAMQALQQANSGYSTSYGDDPWTAKACDALREFFATDCEIFFAFNGTAANSLALASMCQSYHSVICHEMAHVETDECGAIEFFSNGTKLLTVGGDNGKVDLNEVEHTVKRRTDIHYPKPQVLSITQSTELGTLYTPEELVEIHGLTKRLNLKLHMDGARFANAVAALQVHPKELTWRAGVDVLTFGGTKCGMPMGEAVVFFNKKLAYEFEYRCKQAGQLASKMRYLSAPWLGLLQNNTMLKHAGHANACARKLARELSKISGVSLVNPTEANAVFAEMPEEMIAKLRDKGWIFYTFIGSGHCRFMCSWATTEEDIANLVSDIQALIA, encoded by the coding sequence ATGATGATGAAAAATCTTAAGAACCAGTTCGCAAGTGACAATTACGCCGGGATTTGCCCGGAAGCCATGCAGGCGCTGCAGCAAGCCAACAGCGGTTATTCGACCAGCTACGGCGATGACCCCTGGACAGCTAAAGCCTGTGATGCTCTCCGTGAGTTCTTTGCAACAGATTGTGAAATCTTCTTTGCTTTCAACGGCACCGCAGCCAATTCGCTGGCCCTGGCCTCAATGTGCCAGTCGTACCACAGTGTCATCTGCCATGAGATGGCTCACGTTGAAACCGACGAATGTGGTGCCATCGAATTCTTTTCCAACGGCACCAAACTTTTAACGGTTGGAGGAGACAATGGTAAGGTTGACCTGAACGAAGTTGAACACACCGTCAAGAGACGTACCGACATTCATTACCCCAAGCCCCAGGTCCTCTCGATCACCCAGTCCACAGAGCTGGGCACCCTCTATACGCCTGAGGAACTGGTCGAGATCCACGGTCTGACCAAGCGGCTCAACCTCAAACTGCACATGGATGGTGCGCGCTTTGCGAACGCAGTAGCGGCACTTCAGGTTCACCCGAAAGAGCTGACCTGGCGGGCCGGGGTCGATGTGCTGACCTTCGGCGGCACCAAGTGCGGTATGCCGATGGGGGAAGCGGTGGTCTTTTTCAACAAAAAGCTCGCCTACGAATTTGAATACCGATGCAAACAGGCCGGACAACTGGCTTCCAAGATGCGTTATCTTTCCGCCCCCTGGCTTGGTTTGTTGCAAAACAACACCATGCTCAAGCATGCCGGCCATGCCAACGCCTGCGCACGCAAACTGGCCAGAGAACTCTCGAAGATCTCCGGTGTGAGCCTTGTCAATCCCACCGAAGCGAATGCAGTCTTTGCCGAAATGCCAGAGGAAATGATTGCCAAGCTAAGAGACAAAGGTTGGATCTTCTACACCTTCATTGGCTCAGGCCATTGCCGCTTCATGTGCTCCTGGGCAACCACTGAAGAAGATATAGCTAACCTTGTGAGCGATATTCAGGCTCTTATAGCGTAA
- a CDS encoding insulinase family protein, translating to MNNLPLPGTRLGTFLVEQNLPVAELNLTAIRLKHEPTGARMLHMACDDPNNVFAVGFRTPPPDSTGVAHILEHTVLCGSEKYPVRDPFFAMIKRSLNTFMNAMTAADWTLYPVASMNRKDFYNLMGIYLDATFFPTLREQDFLQEGHRLDFADENDPDSLMIKGVVFNEMKGAMADPSSLLGRRLNAALFPTTCYGKNSGGEPLDIPELSWQELRAFHKSYYHPSNSWIFTYGNLPLEEHLRQIEELALSRFKQQDVTSEIPLETRLTAPTQSTQTFPVGPDDELQQRCMVQMAWLTCPIEDTFERAATGILANLLLGNPAAPLYQALIESGLGRNLSPGTGYHDDYRDTFLSAGLQGTDPERLAEIEALILDTLRKVEKDGFPQERIDATLHQYEFANREVTGDQYPYGLGLMMRLFGPWLHADDPFSTLMIGQNLERLRTATADPKFFPKMIRRHLLDNPHRVTLLLRPDTEHAHREEQAFANHLEKIRESLDEAKIADIKAQNIALKESQETPDDTSCLPILELTDIEREEQKTTFKKQTDSICDTFWFTQPTNGITNLVMQFNTSTLPPALRPYLPIFCALMPQIGAAGHDYLAMSRRISAATGGVRFGPNLLESPLDLDSMRSVVELKGKCLDRNQTTLCEILTDILTAPDFSDLERIRTVIGQIRASMENSIPGAGHSFAARAAAATLTPTASLREEWSGMTQVQTIQQASTLDDAGLAELAQTFKEIASCLFVSNHAAVAITAEELAQQSIQKPLAGLLAALPERTTEESQATITFNAQPGVTGWQHNLPVAYVSRVFRTVPYTHPDAPALMVLAKLLRADFLHREVREKGGAYGGMAGYNAGGGLFSMLSYRDPHLERTLDVYEEGIEWACKGGFSDEMINESILTAFAELDRPLSPGSRGYREFIHQQQGVNHDMLQSFRNGILAVKQEQLAHVAQTYLKQAFHSSSVGVLAGEEMFNKAQVRLKQMDMQMKRLGSL from the coding sequence ATGAATAATCTTCCTTTGCCAGGCACACGGCTTGGCACTTTTCTCGTAGAGCAGAACCTGCCCGTTGCTGAATTAAACCTGACCGCTATTCGTTTGAAGCACGAACCGACCGGCGCGAGGATGCTTCACATGGCTTGCGACGACCCGAACAATGTCTTTGCCGTTGGCTTCCGCACGCCGCCACCCGATTCAACCGGGGTAGCCCACATTCTTGAGCACACAGTCCTCTGTGGCTCAGAGAAATATCCGGTGCGCGATCCTTTTTTTGCCATGATCAAGCGCAGCCTCAACACTTTTATGAACGCCATGACGGCTGCCGACTGGACGCTTTATCCAGTGGCCAGTATGAACCGTAAAGACTTCTACAACCTGATGGGCATTTACCTCGACGCCACCTTCTTCCCTACCCTGCGGGAACAGGACTTTCTGCAGGAAGGGCATCGGCTCGACTTTGCCGACGAGAATGACCCGGACAGCCTGATGATCAAAGGCGTGGTTTTTAATGAGATGAAGGGCGCCATGGCCGACCCTTCATCGCTGCTGGGACGGCGTCTCAATGCAGCGCTTTTCCCCACGACCTGCTACGGCAAGAATTCCGGCGGCGAGCCACTCGATATCCCGGAACTGAGTTGGCAAGAATTACGCGCCTTCCACAAAAGCTATTATCATCCCAGTAACAGCTGGATCTTCACCTACGGCAACCTGCCCCTTGAAGAACATCTTCGACAGATCGAGGAACTGGCCCTAAGTCGTTTCAAGCAGCAGGACGTTACCAGCGAGATTCCGCTGGAGACACGCCTGACGGCCCCAACCCAGAGCACACAGACTTTCCCTGTCGGCCCCGACGACGAACTGCAACAGCGCTGCATGGTGCAGATGGCGTGGCTGACCTGCCCGATCGAAGACACTTTTGAACGGGCAGCCACCGGCATCCTGGCCAACCTGCTGCTTGGCAACCCGGCAGCGCCTCTCTACCAGGCGTTGATCGAGTCGGGGCTGGGACGCAACCTCTCACCCGGCACCGGCTATCACGATGACTATCGTGACACCTTTCTCTCAGCAGGCCTGCAGGGGACAGATCCCGAGCGCCTGGCAGAGATCGAAGCCCTGATTCTCGACACCCTGCGTAAAGTTGAGAAAGATGGCTTCCCGCAGGAACGCATCGACGCAACTTTGCACCAATATGAGTTTGCCAACCGGGAAGTCACGGGAGACCAATACCCTTACGGGCTGGGACTGATGATGCGGCTGTTCGGTCCCTGGCTGCATGCCGACGATCCTTTCAGCACGCTGATGATTGGCCAGAACCTCGAACGACTCAGAACGGCAACGGCCGACCCGAAGTTTTTCCCAAAAATGATTCGCCGTCATTTGCTCGACAACCCGCACCGCGTTACGCTCCTGCTGCGACCAGACACCGAGCATGCTCATCGCGAAGAGCAGGCCTTTGCTAATCATCTGGAGAAAATTCGAGAGAGCCTTGACGAGGCAAAAATCGCTGACATCAAAGCCCAAAATATTGCCTTGAAGGAAAGTCAGGAGACCCCTGACGACACCAGCTGTCTGCCCATCCTCGAGTTGACAGACATCGAACGGGAAGAGCAGAAGACAACTTTCAAAAAGCAAACAGATTCAATCTGCGACACCTTCTGGTTTACCCAGCCAACGAATGGCATCACCAATCTGGTCATGCAGTTTAACACCAGCACTCTGCCCCCTGCCCTGCGTCCTTACCTGCCGATTTTCTGTGCCTTAATGCCTCAGATCGGCGCGGCGGGTCATGACTACCTGGCCATGTCCCGACGTATTAGCGCCGCTACGGGTGGCGTCCGCTTCGGTCCAAACCTGTTGGAGAGTCCTCTCGACCTCGACAGCATGCGTTCCGTAGTGGAGCTCAAAGGTAAATGCCTGGATCGCAATCAGACCACCCTGTGTGAAATTCTGACCGACATCTTGACCGCTCCGGACTTTAGCGACCTCGAGCGTATACGCACGGTAATCGGCCAGATCAGGGCCTCGATGGAGAACTCGATCCCCGGGGCAGGCCATTCCTTCGCCGCGCGTGCCGCAGCAGCCACTCTCACACCGACCGCAAGCTTGCGCGAAGAGTGGAGCGGCATGACTCAAGTGCAGACAATCCAGCAGGCCAGCACTCTGGATGATGCAGGCCTTGCCGAACTCGCGCAGACCTTCAAAGAGATAGCATCCTGCCTGTTTGTTTCAAACCATGCAGCAGTCGCCATCACAGCAGAAGAACTTGCGCAACAAAGCATTCAAAAGCCTTTAGCAGGTTTGTTGGCAGCCCTGCCTGAAAGGACCACCGAAGAATCTCAGGCAACAATAACTTTCAACGCTCAACCTGGCGTCACCGGTTGGCAGCACAACCTGCCGGTGGCTTATGTCTCTCGTGTTTTTCGTACCGTGCCCTACACACACCCTGATGCGCCGGCTCTGATGGTACTGGCGAAGCTGTTGCGTGCAGACTTCCTGCATCGTGAAGTTCGTGAGAAAGGCGGCGCATACGGCGGCATGGCCGGGTACAACGCAGGTGGAGGCCTCTTCTCCATGCTCTCCTATCGCGACCCTCACCTCGAGCGAACTCTTGATGTCTACGAAGAAGGTATTGAGTGGGCCTGCAAGGGAGGTTTCAGTGACGAGATGATCAATGAATCGATCCTGACGGCATTCGCCGAACTGGACCGCCCTCTTTCTCCTGGCAGTCGGGGATACCGTGAATTTATCCATCAACAGCAGGGCGTTAACCACGACATGCTGCAAAGCTTCCGCAACGGCATCCTCGCTGTGAAGCAGGAGCAGTTGGCCCATGTTGCACAAACCTACCTGAAGCAGGCATTTCACTCCAGTTCGGTGGGCGTACTTGCCGGCGAGGAAATGTTCAATAAAGCACAGGTGAGACTCAAGCAAATGGACATGCAGATGAAACGACTGGGGAGTCTATAG
- a CDS encoding molybdopterin molybdotransferase MoeA, giving the protein MALSFESARSMILEKMTTLPCESASLLDIVGRVLAADIRAPWDLPRWNNSAMDGFAVRAEDCFSGQALTIDGYLPAGSSARGISVEPGSAVRIMTGAPAPAGCDAIVPIEETEEKDGKLIITGQVKPGDHLRLQGEDVPQGELVISAGTILRPAEINMLASFGYQSVTVIRRAKVAILSTGDELVEPGEDVGPGQIINSNDYSIAAAVSELGGEPILLGIARDDRESLIAKLTAGLQADALITTAGVSMGDRDLVCEVLQELEVERQFWKVDIKPGRPTAFGLKGSTPVFSLPGNPVSSMVTFEEFVRPALLKMMGHQHVIKPFIKAVMKEAIKKKPGRVQFLRVRIAKNGGLLLATSSGDQNTGILSTLLRSNGIAVLPADQEQIQVGEEVNIHLIAAIDDL; this is encoded by the coding sequence ATGGCACTTAGTTTTGAATCTGCAAGATCAATGATTCTGGAAAAGATGACCACACTACCGTGTGAGTCGGCATCATTACTGGACATCGTCGGACGAGTCCTTGCTGCAGATATTCGCGCGCCCTGGGATCTGCCGCGCTGGAACAATTCGGCCATGGATGGCTTTGCTGTCAGGGCAGAGGATTGCTTTTCTGGCCAGGCACTCACAATAGACGGTTATCTTCCGGCAGGCAGCAGTGCCAGAGGGATCTCTGTCGAGCCAGGTAGTGCGGTCAGGATCATGACCGGGGCTCCTGCTCCGGCGGGCTGCGATGCGATTGTGCCGATTGAAGAAACTGAAGAGAAGGACGGTAAGCTTATCATCACTGGCCAGGTCAAACCTGGCGATCATCTTCGCCTTCAGGGTGAGGATGTACCCCAGGGTGAACTGGTCATTTCTGCCGGCACGATTTTGCGGCCGGCGGAAATCAACATGCTGGCTTCATTCGGCTACCAGAGCGTCACCGTCATCCGCCGTGCCAAGGTCGCGATTCTGTCGACCGGTGATGAGCTGGTGGAACCGGGAGAAGACGTTGGTCCGGGTCAGATTATCAACAGCAATGACTATTCTATTGCAGCTGCGGTCAGTGAGCTTGGTGGTGAGCCAATCCTCCTCGGCATTGCCCGCGATGACCGAGAAAGCCTCATCGCTAAGTTGACTGCGGGGTTACAGGCTGATGCCCTGATCACAACGGCGGGTGTGTCGATGGGGGATCGCGACCTGGTCTGTGAAGTACTGCAAGAGCTGGAAGTTGAACGCCAGTTCTGGAAAGTTGACATCAAACCCGGACGCCCAACCGCTTTTGGTCTTAAGGGGTCAACGCCGGTCTTCTCCCTGCCTGGCAACCCGGTCTCGAGTATGGTTACATTTGAGGAATTTGTCAGGCCCGCACTCTTGAAGATGATGGGTCATCAGCATGTGATCAAGCCGTTCATCAAGGCTGTCATGAAAGAGGCGATAAAAAAGAAACCGGGACGCGTTCAATTCTTGCGAGTACGCATAGCAAAAAACGGCGGGCTGCTGCTTGCGACGAGTTCCGGCGACCAGAATACCGGCATTTTAAGCACCCTGTTGCGGTCCAATGGAATTGCGGTTCTGCCTGCTGACCAGGAGCAGATTCAAGTTGGTGAAGAAGTGAACATTCATTTGATTGCGGCTATTGATGATCTTTGA
- a CDS encoding ABC transporter ATP-binding protein — protein sequence MPPVVSFNNILVTQGDSFKLSVGHLALQPGLIYALTGANGSGKSTLLRVMALLTPPYEGTIEFSGNKTHNSAQQRQKVTLVEQSPYLFKGKVIDNLSYGLKLRGIDSNERSRRIKTTLANVGLEGFEQRQAKELSGGEIQRVALARALALKPELLLLDEPTANIDSSSLQGYESLLRDLPKYGVTVVFSTHDPSQSQRLGDQVLRLENGRLLNSPQQRLDERSNLYGT from the coding sequence ATGCCACCGGTGGTCTCGTTTAATAATATCCTGGTGACACAAGGCGACAGCTTCAAACTGTCGGTTGGGCATCTCGCCTTACAGCCAGGTTTAATTTATGCATTGACCGGAGCCAACGGTTCCGGCAAAAGCACCCTGCTTCGCGTCATGGCGCTATTGACCCCACCGTACGAAGGGACGATCGAATTCTCTGGCAACAAGACACACAATTCCGCACAGCAACGGCAAAAGGTCACCCTGGTGGAACAGTCTCCTTATCTCTTCAAGGGAAAGGTGATTGACAATTTAAGCTATGGCCTAAAACTTCGTGGTATTGACAGTAACGAACGAAGCCGTCGTATCAAGACAACCCTGGCAAATGTCGGCCTCGAGGGGTTCGAACAGCGCCAGGCGAAAGAGCTTTCCGGTGGCGAAATACAGAGAGTGGCTCTGGCGCGTGCGCTGGCTCTCAAACCGGAGTTACTGCTTCTCGATGAGCCTACTGCAAATATCGACAGCAGCAGCCTCCAAGGCTACGAGTCCCTGCTCAGAGACCTGCCTAAATACGGTGTGACCGTGGTTTTTTCTACCCATGACCCGTCCCAATCGCAGCGACTTGGCGACCAGGTGTTGCGCCTGGAAAATGGCAGATTATTAAACAGCCCCCAGCAGAGACTGGATGAACGGAGCAATCTGTATGGCACTTAG
- a CDS encoding ABC transporter permease: MGYLGESLLTALELIINFDREVRITAWVSLYTSSCAIVIAALLGVPTGLWLGLNRFRGRQILLALLNTLMALPTVVVGLLLFGLLSRQGPLGPLGLLFTPLAMIVGQTVLATPIVANLVLAAVTGADQRIINTALTLGASRFQAAIQLLREIRFGVMAAVIAGFGRVIAEVGVAMMLGGNIRNSTRTMTTAIALETSKGEFAFGLALGMLLLSVALLVNLFLNVLQQR; the protein is encoded by the coding sequence TTGGGATATTTAGGCGAATCACTACTGACAGCACTTGAGCTGATTATAAACTTTGATCGGGAGGTCCGGATAACCGCCTGGGTCTCCCTGTATACCTCCAGCTGTGCTATTGTGATCGCGGCGCTGCTGGGCGTGCCGACCGGCCTGTGGCTGGGTCTAAATCGGTTTCGTGGGCGTCAAATCCTGCTCGCCCTGCTCAACACCCTTATGGCACTGCCAACCGTGGTCGTCGGCCTGTTGCTGTTCGGTCTACTCAGCCGCCAGGGACCACTGGGCCCACTTGGGTTACTGTTCACGCCACTGGCGATGATCGTCGGACAGACAGTGCTAGCGACGCCGATCGTTGCCAACCTGGTGCTTGCGGCTGTTACAGGTGCCGACCAACGAATTATCAACACGGCCCTCACTCTCGGGGCCAGCCGATTTCAAGCAGCGATCCAGCTGTTGCGGGAAATACGCTTTGGTGTGATGGCTGCGGTAATCGCCGGTTTCGGGCGTGTGATCGCCGAAGTCGGCGTTGCAATGATGCTTGGTGGCAATATTCGTAACAGCACCCGAACCATGACGACAGCAATTGCCCTGGAGACCAGCAAAGGGGAATTCGCCTTCGGTCTGGCATTAGGGATGCTTTTGTTATCCGTCGCTTTACTGGTCAATCTTTTCCTGAATGTTCTGCAGCAGAGGTGA